A genome region from Leptodactylus fuscus isolate aLepFus1 chromosome 6, aLepFus1.hap2, whole genome shotgun sequence includes the following:
- the SMIM36 gene encoding small integral membrane protein 36 encodes MEFYLEIDPVTLNLIILVASYVILLLVFLVSCVLYDCRGKDPSKEYAPETMPENRAPIRLVVMQQSATWGKAYEHRPDILEKKITVV; translated from the coding sequence ATGGAGTTTTATTTGGAAATTGACCCAGTGACTCTGaacctaatcattttggttgccagtTATGTCATTCTACTGCTGGTCTTCCTGGTCTCCTGCGTGTTATATGACTGCCGGGGTAAGGATCCTAGTAAGGAGTATGCTCCGGAGACAATGCCAGAGAACAGGGCACCTATTCGCTTGGTGGTAATGCAGCAAAGTGCTACTTGGGGCAAGGCCTACGAGCACCGGCCCGATATATTAGAGAAGAAAATTACAGTTGTCTGA